The following proteins come from a genomic window of Rutidosis leptorrhynchoides isolate AG116_Rl617_1_P2 chromosome 10, CSIRO_AGI_Rlap_v1, whole genome shotgun sequence:
- the LOC139870376 gene encoding alpha-xylosidase 1-like: protein MCHSSVLVHNVFKGLETAREESSNLRTSEYELTHHTTMLSFNLTSIFHFTTLLVLSSCLLIAFSSKLGARTPLLTKIGNGYRLVSLQQSSDGGLVGQLQVNQKNNIYGPDIPLLQLYIKHETNERLRVHISDTNQQRWEVPYDLVPRHQPPTPSPTQPQRPPPTNTEFSNGKLIFSYTTNPFSFSINRKSTRDTLFNTTSLVFKDQYLQISTTLPKTASLYGLGEHTQPHGIKLYPKHDPYTLWTTDQSPINLNVDLYGSHPFYMDLRNVGGKAYAHGVLLLNSNGMDVFYEGSSLKYNVIGGIFDFYFFSGPTPLAVVDQYTQLVGRPAPMPYWSFGFHQCKWGYYNLSVLEDVVDNYRKAEIPLEVIWNDADYMDEHKDFTLNPKAYPQAKLYEFLQKIHTRGMKYVVIIDPGISVNTSYGTYKRGLAKDVFIKYEGNPYLGQVWPGVVNFPDFLNPTTVDWWSDEIRRFHELVPFDGLWIDMNEIANFCSGLCTLPQEKCPSGSNPGVTCCLYCTNLTNTKWDDPPYKINASGTHVPIGFKTIATSAVHYNGVREYDAHSLYGFTEAIATYKALRALKGKHPFILSRSTFVGSGRYAAHWTGDNQASWNDIKYSIYTMLNFGILGIPMVGSDICGFFGQPSEELCCRWIELGAFYPFSRDHADYYTPRHELYQWESVAISARNALGMRYKLLPYLYTLTYEAHTTGAPIARPLFFSFPNIRKLYGLSTQFLLGERLMVSPVLDPGQTNVSAVFPPGTWYNLFDPRQAIITKRTKTFILDAPLHVINVHLYENTILPMQKGALVTNEARTTPFTLLVTFPVGPTNAQAKGKLYLDNDEHPEMKLGNGQSTYVDFFATTSAQMVKVWSIVEDSEFALKQGLVIEKITVLGSSGVGGSFALEVEGESELLDESKVMLFETKQNCLGISKSECNEYKSVIVEVSKLSIPIGKMFTMSWTTKS from the exons ATGTGTCACTCATCTGTATTAGTACACAATGTGTT taaagggttggaaacagccagagaGGAATCTTCTAATCTACGTACATCAGAGTATGAG CTAACTCACCACACCACAATGTTGTCTTTTAATCTGACATCCATTTTTCACTTTACGACTCTGCTTGTTTTATCGTCATGTCTACTAATTGCATTCTCTTCAAAACTTGGTGCTCGGACACCATTGCTCACAAAGATCGGTAACGGCTACCGGTTGGTGTCGCTACAACAGTCATCGGACGGTGGGCTCGTTGGCCAGCTTCAGGTTAACCAGAAAAACAACATTTATGGCCCTGATATTCCTCTACTGCAGTTGTACATCAA GCACGAAACCAACGAGCGTTTAAGAGTCCACATATCCGACACAAACCAACAACGATGGGAAGTTCCGTACGATCTCGTACCAAGACACCAACCACCAACACCATCACCAACACAGCCACAACGACCACCTCCGACAAATACGGAATTCTCCAACGGCAAACTAATATTCAGCTACACCACCAACCCATTCTCATTCTCAATCAACCGCAAATCAACACGTGACACACTATTCAACACAACCTCATTAGTATTCAAAGACCAATACTTACAAATCTCAACTACATTACCTAAAACGGCGTCGTTGTATGGACTAGGTGAACACACACAACCACACGGGATTAAATTGTATCCTAAACATGATCCGTACACATTATGGACAACCGATCAATCCCCGATTAATTTGAATGTTGATCTTTACGGGTCACACCCGTTTTATATGGATTTAAGGAATGTGGGCGGGAAAGCGTATGCACATGGTGTTTTATTGTTGAATAGTAACGGAATGGATGTGTTTTATGAAGGGAGTTCGTTAAAGTATAATGTCATTGGGGGTATTTTCGATTTTTACTTCTTTTCCGGGCCCACGCCGTTAGCTGTCGTGGATCAGTACACGCAGCTTGTTGGTCGGCCTGCGCCTATGCCTTATTGGTCTTTCG GATTTCATCAATGTAAATGGGGTTACTACAATCTTTCAGTGTTGGAAGATGTAGTTGACAATTACAGAAAGGCCGAAATCCCACTCGAAGTTATTTGGAACGACGCTGATTACATGGATGAACACAAAGACTTCACTCTTAACCCAAAAGCTTACCCTCAGGCAAAACTATACGAATTTTTGCAAAAAATACACACGCGTGGTATGAAGTACGTTGTGATTATCGACCCCGGGATAAGCGTTAATACGTCTTACGGGACCTACAAACGAGGCCTGGCGAAAGATGTTTTTATAAAGTACGAGGGTAACCCCTATTTGGGTCAAGTTTGGCCCGGGGTGGTAAACTTCCCGGATTTTCTCAACCCTACAACGGTTGATTGGTGGAGTGATGAAATTCGTAGGTTTCATGAGCTCGTCCCATTTGACGGGCTATGGATTGATATGAACGAGATCGCAAATTTTTGTTCGGGCTTGTGCACGCTTCCTCAAGAGAAGTGTCCAAGTGGAAGCAACCCGGGTGTGACGTGTTGTTTGTATTGCACAAATTTAACTAACACGAAATGGGATGATCCGCCTTATAAGATTAATGCATCGGGTACTCACGTACCGATCGGGTTCAAGACTATAGCTACTAGTGCGGTTCATTATAATGGAGTTCGAGAGTACGATGCTCATAGTTTGTACGGGTTCACCGAAGCTATTGCAACTTATAAGGCACTCCGGGCGCTTAAAGGGAAGCACCCGTTTATTTTGTCAAGATCCACTTTTGTTGGGTCGGGTCGTTACGCTGCCCATTGGACCGGTGACAACCAAGCTTCTTGGAATGATATAAAGTATTCAATATACACAATGTTGAATTTTGGGATTCTCGGTATTCCAATGGTGGGGTCCGATATATGTGGGTTTTTCGGGCAACCAAGTGAAGAACTATGTTGTCGTTGGATCGAGTTGGGTGCGTTTTACCCGTTTTCTAGAGACCACGCCGACTACTATACTCCACGTCACGAGCTTTACCAATGGGAGAGTGTAGCAATATCTGCTCGTAATGCTTTAGGTATGCGGTACAAGCTGCTTCCTTACTTGTACACGTTAACTTACGAGGCACACACTACGGGTGCACCCATTGCGCGTCCTCTGTTTTTCTCATTCCCAAACATCCGAAAATTATACGGGCTCAGCACTCAATTTTTGCTTGGTGAGAGACTGATGGTCTCACCGGTTCTAGACCCGGGTCAAACCAACGTATCAGCTGTGTTCCCTCCGGGAACATGGTACAATTTGTTTGACCCGCGTCAAGCAATAATTACAAAAAGAACCAAAACTTTCATCCTAGACGCTCCCTTGCACGTGATCAATGTCCATCTATACGAAAACACGATTCTCCCTATGCAAAAGGGAGCGTTGGTTACTAATGAAGCAAGAACGACACCGTTTACTCTGCTAGTAACGTTCCCAGTGGGTCCCACGAATGCACAAGCAAAAGGAAAGCTTTACCTCGATAACGACGAACATCCCGAGATGAAGCTTGGAAATGGTCAGTCAACTTACGTTGACTTTTTTGCGACTACTTCAGCACAAATGGTCAAAGTGTGGTCAATTGTTGAAGACAGTGAGTTTGCTCTTAAACAAGGTTTGGTTATCGAGAAAATTACCGTTTTAGGATCGAGTGGGGTCGGGGGATCATTTGCGCTCGAGGTTGAGGGCGAATCGGAACTTTTGGACGAGTCGAAAGTAATGTTGTTCGAAACCAAGCAAAACTGTTTAGGTATATCTAAAAGTGAATGTAATGAGTATAAAAGTGTGATTGTAGAAGTTTCAAAGTTAAGTATACCAATTGGTAAAATGTTTACAATGTCTTGGACAACAAAAAGTTAG
- the LOC139871656 gene encoding protein NRT1/ PTR FAMILY 3.1-like, translated as MHFRSTITITITNKKMEEMNKQHKIHDGRRAKGGIITMPFIFANEVCEKLAVVGFQTNMISYLTQQIHMPITQAANTLTNFGGTASLTPLLGAFIADSFAGRFWTITVASIIYQIGMISLTISAILPKLRPPPCQNGQICEEANSGQLAILYISLLLTAIGSGGIRPCVVAFGADQFDETDEKQKASTWKFFNWYYFCMGVSMLVAVTVIVYIQDNIGWGWGLGVPSIAMAISIIAFVFGLPLYRNMDPSGSPFTRLVQVCVSAYKKRNLPMVSDAKMLYENEELDASISVAGRLIHTKQMKFLDKAAIVTEEDYQKSKSKPNLWRLNTVHRVEELKSLLRMGPIWASGILLFTAYVQQNTFSLQQAKTMNRHLTNSFQIPAGSMSVFTLTSMLATIVFYDRVFVPIARRFTGVERGVSFLSRMAIGFTISILATLIAGFMEIKRKKVAFEHDLIDKPHETIPIMVFWLVPQYSLHGVAEAFMAIGHLEFLYDQAPESMRSTAAALFWMAISAGNYMSTLLVTLVHKFSQGSNGSNWLPDDNLNEGRLEYFYWMITLLQVVNLVYYLFCAKFYTFKPLEVHKSDKQVELGNHV; from the exons ATGCATTTTAGAAGCACCATAACCATAACCATAACTAACAAAAAAATGGAAGAAATGAACAAACAACACAAAATCCATGATGGAAGAAGGGCCAAAGGTGGAATCATCACAATGCCCTTCATTTTTG CAAATGAGGTATGTGAAAAGTTGGCTGTTGTGGGATTTCAAACTAATATGATTAGCTACTTAACACAACAAATTCATATGCCCATAACTCAAGCCGCAAACACGCTAACCAACTTTGGTGGCACCGCGAGCTTGACCCCTTTGCTTGGTGCTTTTATAGCTGATTCTTTCGCGGGTCGGTTTTGGACCATCACAGTTGCTTCCATAATCTATCAAATT GGTATGATATCATTGACAATTTCTGCAATACTACCAAAGTTAAGACCTCCACCATGCCAAAATGGACAAATATGCGAAGAAGCCAATTCGGGCCAACTAGCAATCTTATACATATCCCTTTTGCTAACAGCAATTGGGTCGGGTGGGATCCGACCCTGTGTGGTGGCATTCGGGGCGGACCAGTTTGATGAAACCGACGAAAAACAAAAAGCTAGCACATGGAAGTTTTTCAACTGGTATTATTTTTGCATGGGAGTATCTATGCTAGTGGCCGTAACGGTAATTGTgtatattcaagataatattgggtGGGGTTGGGGTCTTGGGGTCCCATCAATAGCTATGGCTATTTCTATTATTGCATTTGTATTCGGGTTACCTTTGTACCGGAATATGGACCCTTCGGGTAGCCCGTTTACAAGGTTAGTGCAAGTGTGTGTGTCCGCTTATAAGAAGAGAAATTTGCCAATGGTTTCGGATGCTAAGATGTTGTATGAGAATGAAGAGCTTGATGCTTCCATTTCTGTTGCCGGAAGACTAATTCATACCAAACAAATGAA GTTTTTGGACAAAGCAGCCATAGTGACAGAAGAAGACTaccaaaaatcaaaatcaaaaccaAATTTATGGAGATTAAACACAGTCCACAGAGTTGAAGAGCTTAAATCACTTTTGAGAATGGGTCCAATCTGGGCATCTGGCATTCTTCTATTCACAGCTTATGTTCAACAAAACACATTCTCACTTCAACAAGCCAAAACCATGAACAGACACCTCACAAACTCATTCCAAATCCCAGCTGGCTCCATGTCCGTTTTCACGTTAACCTCGATGCTCGCCACAATCGTATTCTATGATCGTGTTTTCGTCCCAATCGCGCGTAGATTCACAGGGGTAGAACGGGGAGTTTCGTTTCTTAGTAGAATGGCAATTGGTTTCACTATATCAATCTTAGCTACATTAATAGCCGGTTTTATGGAAATCAAGCGTAAAAAAGTTGCGTTTGAACACGATTTAATCGACAAGCCTCACGAAACGATTCCGATTATGGTGTTTTGGTTAGTACCTCAATATAGCCTTCATGGTGTGGCTGAAGCTTTTATGGCAATTGGGCACCTAGAGTTTTTGTATGATCAAGCACCTGAAAGTATGAGGAGTACAGCGGCTGCGTTATTTTGGATGGCGATTTCAGCGGGAAATTACATGAGTACCCTTTTGGTGACATTGGTGCATAAGTTTAGTcaagggtcaaatgggtcaaattggTTGCCAGATGATAACTTGAATGAGGGAAGGTTGGAGTATTTTTATTGGATGATTACTTTGTTGCAAGTTGTTAATTTAGTGTATTACTTGTTTTGTGCAAAGTTTTACACTTTTAAACCACTTGAGGTTCATAAAAGTGATAAACAAGTTGAACTAGGAAATCATGTCTGA